A stretch of the Mycobacterium shigaense genome encodes the following:
- a CDS encoding DAPG hydrolase family protein has protein sequence MADDLYLGYRGDDASTPFGRFFKPELAPLPGHVVEALHHGPQGGMALLAFEEAGSIADEGYQQTENGYGVLDDGGYHVAVRTDMPGVTPAMWSWWFGWHGCDTRRYKLWHPRAHLSAAWKDGDDAGRTGAQRYIGRWSLISEYIGSSKLNGAIQFVDPAEMNCPPDSDGAVAICARLGAADAPVDVGWFVHHVRSTRDGSEMRSRFWMGGPYISVRKAPGVASRAVRPIAARILGNAESGARNLLVHCAQEMNHLAGFLPELHAAFGDE, from the coding sequence ATGGCCGACGATCTTTATCTCGGCTATCGCGGCGACGACGCGAGCACACCGTTCGGCAGGTTCTTCAAGCCCGAACTGGCCCCGCTGCCAGGACATGTCGTCGAGGCGCTGCACCACGGCCCGCAGGGCGGCATGGCACTGCTGGCATTCGAGGAGGCCGGGAGCATCGCCGACGAGGGCTATCAGCAGACCGAGAACGGCTACGGAGTGCTTGACGACGGCGGCTACCACGTCGCGGTGCGCACCGATATGCCCGGCGTCACCCCCGCGATGTGGTCGTGGTGGTTCGGCTGGCACGGCTGCGACACCCGCCGGTACAAACTGTGGCATCCGCGCGCGCACCTGTCGGCGGCCTGGAAGGACGGTGACGACGCGGGCCGTACCGGCGCCCAGCGCTACATCGGCCGCTGGTCGTTGATCAGCGAGTACATCGGTTCGTCAAAGCTCAACGGCGCAATCCAATTCGTGGATCCGGCCGAGATGAACTGTCCGCCCGACAGCGATGGCGCAGTGGCCATCTGCGCCCGGCTGGGCGCCGCCGACGCCCCGGTGGACGTCGGCTGGTTTGTCCACCACGTCCGGTCGACCCGGGACGGGTCCGAGATGCGGTCGCGGTTCTGGATGGGCGGACCCTACATCTCGGTGCGCAAGGCGCCGGGCGTGGCGTCGCGGGCGGTGCGCCCCATCGCAGCACGGATACTCGGCAACGCGGAATCCGGAGCCCGCAATCTGCTGGTGCACTGCGCGCAGGAGATGAACCACCTGGCCGGCTTCCTGCCCGAGCTCCATGCGGCCTTCGGCGACGAGTAG
- a CDS encoding DUF4407 domain-containing protein: MSAHDVTEPRRSGVGGILAWLGGGHWGELGERHERSSHAVAGAVVLLGAVLAWLVAAAAVSEATRWSPFAVVPATLVLGLLVGAVIRGIIGGSDRGWAGTAGRAAVAVAVGVIVGELAALVVFSGAIDRRLDERALRAADATPAVAQASGALQQARDARSGLDAAVEQARANQDKALIVARCEYNPTPACPQTRITGVPGAGPETHTANDLLSDAQRELANALAARDRQAPELDATVAHREQAVSDARRSALATTGAGLGARWVAMNDVTLASGGALTLRLLTIAASVLVYLLPLILRRWRGETTHDRRATDRAQRERAQLDADTAIAIKRAEVRREAEMLWAEHQLTQARLAIEAQTEIDREQQRRRVTAALEAPAQATSQRAFARAADEVYLPIAAEAEAASRAITQLPSAALDADAAAPEITPNLPAPAAPRGEVEPHAQPAAPLIPSIQDATKAAARWIRPLVPPFVARVIDTTTQPLRAARQVFEEVEEITFSLRRTHRVTIDAESSEAAEPSPRRSAPVDHPASDDGYVRAHHRVSSSRGRRPSLPSTGADELSLADGGGSRELTQRDGPREIHAPEGPRQLPPGK, from the coding sequence ATGAGCGCCCACGATGTGACAGAGCCGCGCCGGTCCGGCGTCGGTGGAATTCTCGCTTGGCTCGGCGGCGGCCACTGGGGCGAACTCGGTGAGCGGCACGAGCGGTCCAGCCACGCCGTTGCCGGCGCCGTGGTGCTGCTGGGTGCCGTCCTGGCGTGGCTTGTCGCCGCCGCGGCGGTGAGCGAGGCGACGCGCTGGTCCCCCTTTGCCGTCGTCCCGGCGACGCTGGTACTGGGGCTGCTGGTGGGGGCCGTGATACGCGGCATCATCGGCGGGTCGGACCGCGGATGGGCGGGCACCGCCGGGCGCGCGGCCGTCGCGGTGGCGGTCGGCGTGATCGTCGGCGAGCTCGCCGCACTCGTCGTGTTTTCCGGGGCGATCGATCGCCGCCTCGACGAACGCGCCCTGCGCGCCGCCGACGCGACGCCCGCGGTCGCCCAGGCGTCGGGGGCGCTGCAGCAGGCACGGGACGCCCGCAGCGGCCTGGACGCCGCCGTCGAGCAGGCTCGGGCGAACCAGGACAAGGCGCTCATCGTCGCGCGCTGTGAGTACAACCCGACCCCGGCTTGCCCGCAAACCCGCATCACCGGCGTCCCTGGCGCAGGACCCGAAACACACACGGCCAACGACCTTCTCAGCGATGCCCAGCGCGAGTTGGCCAATGCGCTGGCCGCGCGCGACCGGCAGGCACCCGAGCTGGACGCAACGGTCGCCCACCGGGAGCAGGCGGTCAGCGACGCGCGCCGCAGCGCGCTCGCGACGACCGGGGCGGGCCTCGGCGCCCGTTGGGTCGCGATGAACGACGTCACGCTGGCCAGCGGCGGGGCACTGACGCTACGGCTACTGACCATCGCCGCTAGCGTGCTGGTCTACCTGCTGCCGTTGATCCTGCGCCGGTGGCGCGGCGAGACCACCCACGATCGCCGTGCCACGGATCGTGCGCAGCGCGAACGGGCCCAACTCGATGCCGACACCGCGATCGCGATCAAACGGGCCGAAGTTCGCCGCGAGGCCGAAATGCTCTGGGCCGAGCACCAACTCACCCAGGCCCGCCTGGCCATCGAGGCGCAGACCGAAATCGACCGGGAACAGCAACGCCGCCGGGTCACCGCGGCCCTTGAAGCCCCGGCGCAGGCGACGTCGCAGCGCGCGTTCGCCCGCGCGGCCGACGAGGTCTACTTGCCGATCGCCGCCGAGGCCGAGGCGGCGAGCCGGGCCATCACGCAATTGCCTTCCGCCGCACTGGACGCCGACGCGGCGGCCCCGGAGATCACGCCCAACTTGCCCGCGCCAGCCGCGCCGCGCGGGGAGGTCGAACCGCACGCGCAGCCGGCCGCGCCGCTGATCCCGTCGATTCAGGACGCGACCAAGGCGGCGGCCCGCTGGATCCGGCCACTGGTGCCGCCGTTCGTCGCACGGGTGATCGACACCACCACGCAGCCGCTGCGGGCCGCGCGTCAGGTCTTCGAAGAGGTTGAGGAGATTACGTTTTCGCTCAGGCGGACCCACCGGGTCACGATCGACGCCGAAAGCTCGGAGGCCGCCGAGCCGAGTCCGCGCCGGTCCGCTCCGGTTGACCACCCTGCCTCGGACGACGGCTATGTGCGGGCCCACCACCGGGTGAGCAGCAGCCGCGGACGCCGCCCGTCGTTGCCATCGACCGGCGCCGACGAGCTCTCGCTGGCGGACGGCGGCGGCTCGCGAGAGCTGACGCAACGGGACGGGCCCCGCGAAATTCACGCACCCGAAGGCCCGCGGCAGCTACCGCCCGGGAAATAG
- a CDS encoding type II toxin-antitoxin system Rv0910 family toxin, which translates to MAQVNVATSSKMPPEAAWKLASDLSRFDEWMTIFGGWRGPVPSTIEEGSEVCSCVRVKGFRNLVHWTVTRYDEPKSIELQGRGRGGIRITVSMKVADEQPGSTFHLTADLKGGVLSGPVGTVVARVLRSDVRNSVNNLAALQ; encoded by the coding sequence TTGGCACAAGTGAATGTTGCGACGTCATCGAAAATGCCTCCCGAGGCCGCCTGGAAGTTGGCCTCCGACCTGAGCCGCTTCGACGAATGGATGACGATCTTCGGCGGATGGCGCGGCCCCGTTCCGTCCACCATCGAGGAAGGTTCCGAGGTCTGCTCGTGCGTGCGGGTCAAGGGTTTCCGCAACCTCGTGCACTGGACCGTGACGCGCTACGACGAGCCGAAATCCATTGAGCTGCAAGGCCGCGGCCGCGGCGGCATCCGGATCACCGTGTCGATGAAAGTCGCCGACGAGCAACCCGGGTCGACGTTTCATCTGACCGCCGATCTCAAGGGCGGCGTGCTCAGCGGTCCCGTCGGGACGGTGGTCGCCAGGGTGCTGCGCTCCGATGTGCGCAACTCGGTCAACAACCTCGCTGCGCTGCAATAA
- a CDS encoding nuclear transport factor 2 family protein — MTLTANDRAALRDLVHRYAAGVDDRQFDCVVALFTGDATLELPDPPAALEPIQVHRGGPAIAEAVAAVAAVPRTEHAIVGEVYDDGAVAGTARGRIACIAHHWTQRADEVVDVAWHLCYDDAYELTAAGWRISRRALTINAIETRPVRRLRPHDRF; from the coding sequence ATGACGCTGACGGCGAATGACCGGGCCGCGCTGCGCGATCTGGTGCACCGGTACGCCGCCGGCGTCGACGATCGCCAATTCGATTGCGTGGTTGCGCTTTTCACCGGCGATGCCACCTTAGAGCTGCCCGATCCCCCGGCCGCGCTGGAGCCGATCCAGGTCCACCGGGGCGGACCGGCCATCGCCGAGGCCGTCGCCGCGGTCGCGGCCGTACCGCGCACCGAACACGCGATTGTCGGCGAGGTGTACGACGACGGCGCCGTGGCCGGCACCGCGCGGGGACGCATCGCGTGCATCGCTCATCACTGGACCCAGCGCGCGGACGAGGTGGTCGACGTGGCGTGGCATCTGTGCTACGACGACGCGTACGAGCTGACCGCGGCCGGCTGGCGAATCAGTCGGCGGGCGCTGACCATCAATGCCATCGAGACCCGCCCGGTCCGCCGATTGCGGCCTCACGACCGGTTCTGA
- the malQ gene encoding 4-alpha-glucanotransferase, translating to MTELAPSLVELANRFGIATRYEDWTGRQVPVAASTLVAVLAALGVAAGTEQERNVALTARLRSYWARRLPATIVGRTGEQIRFWVHVTHGDPAEVWLQLEDGTVRGGVHQVDNFTPPFDLNGRWIGEATFVVPGDLPLGYHRVHLRSGGSEISTALIITPDWLGLPEQLGARRAWGLAAQLYSVRSRESWGIGDLTDLTDLAVWSASRHGADYLAVNPLHAAGSSGPTGRLEPSPYLPTSRRFFNPIYLRVEAIPEFAGLVKRGRLRRLRSEVQHRAGKLHAIDRDSAWAAKREALELLHQVPRSAGRELAYTAFLDREGSALEDFATWCALAEEYGGDWRRWPKSLQHPGAPGVAKFVKKHPKTVDFHRWMQWQLDEQLAAAQSQAIRAGMSLGIMHDLAVGVHPTGADAWALQDVLALGVTAGAPPDEFNQLGQDWSQPPWRPDRLEEEEYRPFRALIRAVLRHAGGVRIDHIIGLFRLWWIPEGAPPTQGTYVRYDHEALIGIVALEAHRAGALVVGEDLGTVEPWVRDYLLLRGLLGTSILWFELDRDDPSAGGAPLRAERWREYCLSSVTTHDLPPTAGYIAGDHVRLREELGLLTRPVAEELRSDRAELAAWMAELRRVGLLSDGTDDPEQVVLALYRYLGRTPSRLLGVALVDAVGDRRTQNQPGTTDEYPNWRVPLTGPDGRPVMLEDVFTDRRAATLAEAVRAALAPPSKS from the coding sequence ATGACTGAGCTCGCCCCGTCGCTGGTCGAACTTGCCAACCGGTTCGGCATCGCCACCCGGTATGAGGACTGGACCGGGCGGCAGGTGCCGGTCGCCGCGTCCACGCTGGTCGCCGTGCTCGCCGCGCTGGGCGTCGCGGCCGGCACCGAGCAGGAGCGCAACGTCGCGCTCACCGCGCGACTGCGGTCGTACTGGGCGCGCCGGCTGCCGGCGACCATCGTCGGGCGCACCGGCGAGCAGATCCGGTTCTGGGTTCATGTGACGCACGGCGACCCTGCCGAGGTGTGGTTGCAACTGGAAGATGGAACGGTGCGCGGCGGTGTGCATCAGGTCGACAACTTCACCCCGCCATTCGACCTGAACGGCCGCTGGATCGGTGAGGCCACCTTTGTCGTCCCGGGCGATCTGCCATTGGGCTACCACCGCGTGCATCTGCGGTCCGGCGGGTCGGAGATCAGTACCGCGCTGATCATCACCCCGGACTGGCTGGGGCTGCCCGAACAGCTCGGCGCGCGGCGGGCGTGGGGCCTGGCCGCCCAGCTCTACAGCGTGCGCTCCCGCGAATCCTGGGGCATCGGCGATTTGACCGATCTGACTGACCTGGCGGTGTGGTCGGCATCCCGGCACGGTGCCGATTACCTGGCGGTCAATCCTCTGCACGCGGCTGGGTCTTCCGGGCCGACCGGTCGCCTGGAGCCGTCGCCGTACCTGCCGACATCGCGGCGTTTCTTCAACCCGATTTATCTCCGTGTCGAGGCGATCCCCGAATTCGCCGGCCTGGTCAAACGGGGCCGGTTGCGACGGTTGCGGTCGGAGGTGCAGCATCGGGCCGGCAAGCTCCACGCTATCGACCGCGACAGCGCATGGGCCGCGAAGCGGGAGGCGCTCGAGCTGCTGCACCAGGTGCCCCGATCGGCGGGGCGGGAACTGGCTTACACCGCTTTCCTGGACCGGGAGGGCTCCGCCCTCGAGGACTTCGCGACGTGGTGCGCGCTGGCCGAGGAGTACGGCGGCGACTGGCGCCGCTGGCCGAAGTCCCTGCAACATCCGGGGGCCCCCGGCGTCGCGAAGTTCGTCAAGAAACACCCGAAAACAGTGGACTTCCATCGGTGGATGCAGTGGCAGCTCGACGAACAACTCGCCGCGGCGCAGTCGCAGGCCATACGGGCTGGCATGTCGTTGGGCATCATGCACGACCTGGCCGTCGGGGTGCATCCCACCGGGGCCGACGCGTGGGCCCTGCAGGATGTGCTGGCATTGGGTGTGACCGCGGGCGCGCCACCGGACGAGTTCAATCAGCTCGGCCAGGACTGGTCACAGCCGCCGTGGCGTCCCGATCGGCTGGAGGAAGAGGAGTACCGCCCGTTCCGGGCGCTGATCCGGGCGGTGCTGCGCCATGCCGGCGGTGTGCGCATCGACCACATCATCGGGTTGTTCCGGCTGTGGTGGATTCCCGAGGGTGCGCCGCCGACCCAGGGCACCTATGTGCGTTACGACCACGAGGCGTTGATCGGGATCGTCGCGCTGGAGGCCCACCGCGCGGGCGCGCTGGTGGTGGGCGAGGACTTGGGCACCGTCGAGCCGTGGGTGCGCGACTACCTCTTATTACGTGGCCTGTTGGGCACCTCGATCCTGTGGTTCGAGCTGGACCGCGACGACCCGAGTGCCGGCGGAGCTCCGCTCCGTGCGGAGCGCTGGCGCGAGTACTGCCTGTCGTCGGTCACCACGCACGATCTGCCGCCCACGGCCGGCTACATTGCCGGCGATCACGTGCGGCTGCGCGAGGAGCTGGGATTGCTGACCCGCCCGGTCGCCGAGGAACTTCGGTCCGACCGGGCCGAGCTGGCGGCCTGGATGGCCGAGCTGCGGCGGGTCGGACTGCTGTCCGACGGTACGGACGATCCCGAACAGGTTGTCCTCGCCCTGTACCGATACCTGGGTCGGACGCCGTCGCGGCTGCTGGGGGTGGCGTTGGTCGACGCGGTCGGCGATCGTCGCACCCAGAATCAGCCCGGCACCACCGACGAATATCCCAACTGGCGGGTTCCGCTGACGGGGCCCGACGGCCGGCCGGTCATGCTGGAGGACGTGTTCACCGATCGTCGTGCCGCGACCCTCGCCGAGGCGGTACGTGCCGCGCTGGCGCCGCCGAGCAAAAGCTGA
- the eccB gene encoding type VII secretion protein EccB, with protein sequence MAEESRGQRGTGYGLGLSTRTQVTGYQFLARRTSMALTRWRVRMEVEPGRRQTLAIVASVSAAVVICLGALLYSFISPSGQINESPIIADRDSGALYVRVGDKLYPALNLASARLITGRPDNPHLVRSAQIASLPRGPMVGIPGAPSNFKPATPASSSWLVCDSVASTGTGSPSGVTVTVIDGTPDLGSRRRVLNGSDAVVLSYSGDTWVIRQGRRSRIDAANRSVLLPLGLTPEQVSLAKPMSRALFDALPVGPELTVPEAPNAGAPATFPGAPGPIGTIIVTPQISGPQQYSLVLADGVQTLPPLVAQIMQNAGGPNNSRPVTVEPSALAKMPVVNKLDLSSYPDNPLNVMDMRDNPATCWWWEKTSGENRARVEIVSGPTIPVAQNNMGKVVSLVKADTTGREADQVYFGPNFANFVAVTGNDPGAKTTESLWWLTDAGARFGVDDTRDVREALGLKTDASLAPWVALRLLPQGPTLSRADALVEHDTLPMDMSPAELVVPK encoded by the coding sequence GTGGCGGAAGAAAGTCGCGGGCAGCGCGGTACGGGTTACGGCCTCGGGCTGTCTACGCGCACCCAGGTGACGGGCTATCAATTCCTTGCCCGGCGAACGTCGATGGCGTTGACCCGCTGGCGGGTCCGCATGGAGGTCGAGCCCGGCCGGCGTCAAACGCTGGCCATCGTGGCGTCGGTTTCCGCCGCCGTGGTCATCTGCCTGGGCGCGCTGCTGTACTCGTTCATCAGCCCGTCGGGCCAGATCAACGAGTCGCCGATCATCGCCGACCGCGACTCCGGCGCGCTGTACGTACGGGTCGGCGACAAGCTGTACCCCGCCCTGAACCTGGCGTCCGCGCGGCTGATCACCGGCCGGCCGGACAACCCGCACCTGGTCCGGTCCGCCCAGATCGCCAGCCTGCCCCGTGGGCCGATGGTGGGGATTCCGGGCGCACCCTCGAATTTCAAGCCCGCGACCCCGGCCTCGTCGTCGTGGCTGGTGTGCGACTCCGTCGCCTCGACCGGGACCGGGTCACCGTCCGGCGTGACGGTGACGGTGATCGACGGCACCCCGGACCTCGGCAGCCGCCGTCGGGTGCTGAACGGGTCGGACGCGGTGGTGCTGAGCTACTCCGGTGACACCTGGGTGATCCGGCAGGGGCGCCGGTCGCGCATCGACGCCGCGAACCGGTCGGTGCTGCTCCCACTGGGATTGACCCCTGAACAAGTCAGCCTGGCAAAGCCGATGAGCCGCGCGCTGTTCGACGCGCTGCCGGTCGGGCCGGAGCTGACGGTGCCCGAGGCGCCCAACGCGGGTGCGCCGGCGACGTTCCCCGGTGCCCCGGGACCCATCGGCACGATCATCGTGACCCCGCAAATCAGTGGGCCGCAACAGTATTCGCTGGTGTTGGCGGACGGGGTGCAGACGCTGCCGCCGCTGGTCGCCCAGATCATGCAGAACGCCGGCGGCCCGAACAACTCCCGGCCGGTGACCGTGGAACCCTCCGCGCTGGCCAAAATGCCGGTGGTCAACAAGCTGGACCTGTCGTCGTACCCGGACAACCCGTTGAACGTGATGGACATGCGGGACAACCCGGCAACCTGCTGGTGGTGGGAGAAGACCTCCGGCGAGAACCGCGCCCGCGTCGAGATCGTGTCCGGCCCGACGATCCCCGTCGCTCAGAACAACATGGGCAAAGTGGTGTCGCTGGTCAAGGCCGACACGACCGGCCGGGAAGCCGACCAGGTCTACTTCGGGCCCAACTTCGCCAACTTCGTGGCCGTGACCGGAAACGATCCGGGCGCCAAAACGACCGAATCGCTATGGTGGCTCACGGATGCGGGTGCCCGCTTCGGCGTGGACGACACCCGCGACGTGCGTGAGGCGCTGGGCTTGAAGACCGACGCGAGCCTGGCGCCGTGGGTGGCGCTGCGCCTGCTCCCGCAAGGCCCGACGCTGTCGCGCGCGGACGCGCTGGTGGAGCACGACACCCTACCGATGGACATGTCCCCTGCAGAGTTGGTGGTACCCAAGTGA